Proteins from one Nomia melanderi isolate GNS246 chromosome 3, iyNomMela1, whole genome shotgun sequence genomic window:
- the LOC116432669 gene encoding mitochondrial import inner membrane translocase subunit Tim22: protein MFTMDSPKPPENSEKRIFLNDAEWDKIAVYLINNQHRYRENIVIPRTIGPVYIKSNEEKRIESIVESCTFKSICSCLIGYALGGAIGLFSASVNPNYASIEKVQTVRETFKEMRITISSYAKNFAVIGCVFTAIECSIESYRGKNDWKNTAYAGGFTGGILGLRAGVKAGIIGAAGFAAFSTAIDYYMNHRD from the exons atgtttactatGGATTCACCCAAACCACcagaaaatagtgaaaaaagGATTTTTCTAAATGATGCAGAATGGGATAAAATAGCAGTCTATCTCATCAATAATCAACATAGATAtagagaaaatattgtaataccaAGGACTATAGGACCAGTGTATATTAAAAGCAACGAAGAGAAACGTATAGAAAGTATAGTAGAAAGTTGTACTTTTAAAAGTATTTGCAGTTGTCTCATAG GATATGCTTTGGGAGGCGCAATAGGTTTATTTTCAGCTAGTGTGAATCCAAATTATGCTAGTATTGAAAAGGTACAAACTGTCCGTGAAACATTTAAAGAAATGAGAATTACAATATCGAGTTATGCAAAAAACTTTGCTGTGATTGGTTGTGTATTTACTGCAATTGAATGCTCAATAGAATCg taCAGAGGTAAAAATGATTGGAAGAATACTGCATATGCTGGTGGATTTACAGGTGGAATATTAGGATTAAgag CCGGTGTAAAGGCAGGTATAATTGGAGCAGCAGGTTTTGCAGCATTTTCAACTGCAATAGACTACTATATGAATCATAGGGATTAG
- the Septin1 gene encoding septin 1, with product MSTESVKTFASLETPGYVGFANLPNQVHRKSVKKGFEFTLMVVGESGLGKSTLVNSLFLTDLYPERVIPDAIEKTNQTVKLDASTVEIEERGVKLRLTVVDTPGYGDAIDNTDSFRAIIQYIDDQFERFLRDESGLNRRNIVDNRIHCCFYFISPFGHGLKPLDIEFMKQLHNKVNIVPVIAKADVLTKKEVLRLKKRVMEEIEGSGIKIYPLPDCDSDEDEDYKEQVRQLKEAVPFAVCGANTLLEVKGRKVRGRLYPWGVVEVENPDHCDFIKLRTMLITHMQDLQEVTQEVHYENYRSERLAKGAPVPPRRQTIVESEKANSVSEKDRILQEKEAELRRMQELLAVMQAQMQQQHP from the exons ATGTCGACTGAAAGTGTGAAAACT tttgcTAGCCTTGAAACTCCTGGATATGTAGGATTTGCAAATTTACCTAATCAAGTACACAGAAAATCTGTGAAAAAAGGATTTGAATTTACGTTAATGGTTGTTGGAGAATCTGGTCTTGGTAAATCTACATTAGTTAATAGCTTATTTCTTACTGATTTATATCCAGAACGTGTAATTCCTGACGCGATAG AAAAAACCAATCAAACTGTAAAACTTGATGCTTCTACTGTGGAGATCGAAGAAAGAGGGGTCAAACTTAGGTTGACTGTTGTGGATACACCTGGTTACGGAGATGCAATTGATAATACAGATAGTTTTAGAGCTATTATACAATACATAGACGATCAATTCGAAAGATTTTTACGCGATGAAAGTGGcttaaatagaagaaatatagtAGATAATAGAATACATTgttgcttttattttatttctccatTTGGTCATGg ATTGAAGCCGTTGGATATTGAATTTATGAAACAGCTTcacaataaagtaaatattgtacCAGTAATCGCTAAAGCAGATGTACTTACAAAAAAGGAAGTCTTACGCTTAAAAAAGCGAGTTATGGAAGAAATCGAGGGTAGTGGTATAAAAATTTATCCTCTGCCAGATTGTGATAGTGATGAAGATGAAGATTACAAAGAACAAGTTAGACAATTGAAAGAAGCAGTTCCATTTGCAGTGTGCGGAGCAAACACTTTGTTAGAAGTAAAGGGGCGTAAAGTACGTGGACGATTGTATCCATGGGGTGTTGTAGAAGTTGAGAACCCTGATCACtgtgattttataaaattaagaacaaTGTTGAT TACCCATATGCAGGATTTACAGGAAGTAACACAAGAGGTACATTATGAAAATTATCGCAGTGAAAGATTGGCAAAAGGAGCACCTGTACCACCTCGCAGACAAAC GATTGTGGAATCAGAGAAAGCCAATTCGGTATCTGAAAAGGATCGTATTTTACAAGAAAAAGAAGCAGAACTACGGCGTATGCAAGAACTCTTGGCAGTGATGCAAGCGCAAATGCAACAACAACATCCATAA
- the eIF4H1 gene encoding eukaryotic translation initiation factor 4H1: MAGRGGYEDLRDYGGGYRNNKKPLPSEPPYTAYVGNLPNGVVQGDVDKIFKNFKVKGIRLVKDKETDRFKGFCYVEFECLKDLVDALEMDGTVEIDGSLVKIDIAEEKRNDRSGFDRRGRGGGSGGGFRGRDSGRGGYGDDFGGYGERGQHGGRQGSTWDMRGNRGGSNSQFNDDPSGGSRDWSHGVMSRGYGAAARPPIRGKGSDQKPPPDTTGRKRLVLAPRTIEAPVNAIAESSKSSSIYGGAKPREEKLKTYDKQWEESLQS; encoded by the exons ATGGCTGGTCGAGGTGGTTACGAAGATTTAAG AGATTATGGAGGCGGATATCGTAATAACAAAAAGCCTTTGCCAAGTGAACCACCTTATACTGCATATGTGGGAAATTTGCCAAATGGTGTTGTTCAAGGAGATGTGGATAAGATCTTTAAGAACTTTAAAGTTAAAGGAATCAGATTGGTTAAAGATAAAGAAACTGATAG gTTTAAGGGCTTTTGTTATGTcgagtttgaatgtttgaaagatTTAGTAGATGCTTTGGAAATGGATGGTACAGTAGAAATTGATGGTAGTCTCGTTAAAATAGATATAGCAGAGGAGAAAAGAAATGATCGAAGTGGTTTCGATAGAAGAGGACGTGGAGGAGGTAGTGGGGGAGGTTTTAGAGGAAGGGATAGTGGTCGCGGTGGATATGGTGATGATTTTG GAGGTTATGGTGAGAGAGGTCAACACGGTGGTCGACAAGGTAGTACATGGGATATGAGAGGAAACAGAGGTGGTAGTAACAGTCAGTTTAACGATGATCCAAGTGGAGGAAGTCGAGATTGGTCTCATGGTGTAATGTCTAGAGGATATGGTGCTGCTGCCAGACCACCCATTCGTGGAAAAGGATCTGATCAGAAACCACCTCCAG ATACAACTGGAAGGAAACGTTTGGTACTAGCGCCGAGAACAATTGAAGCACCTGTCAATGCAATTGCTGAATCAAGTAAATCAAGTTCAATATATGGTGGAGCAAAACCTCGAGAGGAAAAACTTAAAACTTATgacaa ACAATGGGAAGAATCTCTTCAAAgctga